A DNA window from Acidimicrobiales bacterium contains the following coding sequences:
- a CDS encoding Ig-like domain-containing protein, with the protein MPIARWNHAQVDSSQPRRGLIALICVAVMATLVGAHDLRTASAAPGLVPEQVRTDLPVVVDGTVTDIEQVGNRIVVAGTFTQVQPQAGGATVDQRYLFAYDIDTGQFDEGFRPQFDKDIEQIAPAPDGSGIYVVGRFSTIDGVTKRKIARLNADGSLDQTFTANADAKATALALTPDGSRLFVGGQFTQINGEPRAGMAELDATDGSVDPGFTLGIEGGIGVGGALSVKGMAVTPDSRSLVVLAPARFIGGEERYGLAKISIQGDVAKMQKWRTRLFEDNIGRAGGQFWLRGFDMSPDGTFFVVTTSGGDRPPTNDVAIRFPVRGNGSDDVQPDWITRNFDSTYSAAIDDDVVYIGGHFQYTEAPGATDPYPGDPDRSYGFGGDQDASVPGDQVIARKQVAALDPDTGQALGWNPGANGFNGVYALEIIDRGLLLGHDGNIVADRAVGRHGFFDRAQLPDDDVELDTTIVSPLTGQQFDQGSTVTIGGLASSPAGVDRVQLTVLDLNRDVWLRPDGTWGSWAGLDATLGAAGDNQTGWTIDITLPETGTYELKAKTFDRAGDKDPTAPTIRLRAVSVAQDERPETRVVQTVVADPPGNVISYRGTATDDRGVQSVRVELVDLDDGRYLQPDGTKGNFHAFDAVVDEPGATGVNFTFEATVPNGNWRAYFIAIDSAGQRDLSAASSTQRIAVGDEAPTLISIDSPTANEEMTTGSPFTVSGTAVDDRAIKRVQVRVLNVTTGQGLRSDGTIGEPDGTVTHVGAVVANIDSPETTWSLAVPGLPPGRWQINAYAEDASFQRISITQYIYVTVPGTALPDVFIATPTAGNIDGPALGAAGRATDDRGVERVEVGLYFYGDDVNRAGWLDADGSFANLPRWSEAVLAEPGSTSTDWSFSRTLPFEGRWQVRVRSWDDAGQPSWNYRTVVVAYSPNDLPPTLELENFADGAVVTPGPLLLNGVVHDDVAIDWVRFYVRRAYWNEGPNPNDQFTYAGWFNGFVTQPGGTRSNFTISTEDLPSGAWFILVEAFDAAGNQSERLRVNFTVEVPDNQAPQVTVSSPAHNSIDTPALTFEVGGTASDDQGVSAVEYVVYDYQQTGYLLDDGSVTNEPRLAVRTPTLTDPGAGTTAWSDTVTVPADGRYYVQSFAYDTDGQRSLTQRWGGSLSSFWVTPGDARPSVAIVSPANGATVDPLVVDASASDDRGVDRFEVLIRDANNSTVGLRLGGEIGQSPQWIPMTNATGLGTTAASATFEVDRPAGSWRVFVRAWDDSGKVTQTGSIVVQVP; encoded by the coding sequence ATGCCAATCGCGCGCTGGAACCACGCCCAGGTCGACAGCAGCCAGCCGAGAAGAGGCCTGATAGCCCTCATCTGCGTCGCCGTCATGGCGACCCTGGTTGGCGCGCACGATCTGCGAACTGCGTCGGCGGCCCCCGGGCTGGTGCCAGAGCAGGTACGCACCGATCTTCCTGTGGTGGTCGACGGAACGGTCACCGACATCGAGCAGGTAGGCAACCGGATCGTCGTTGCCGGCACGTTCACCCAGGTACAACCGCAAGCGGGCGGGGCGACCGTCGACCAGCGCTACCTGTTCGCGTACGACATCGACACGGGCCAGTTCGACGAAGGGTTCCGGCCCCAGTTCGACAAAGACATCGAGCAGATCGCGCCCGCGCCCGACGGATCGGGCATCTATGTCGTCGGCAGGTTCTCGACCATCGATGGTGTCACGAAGCGCAAGATCGCAAGACTGAACGCGGACGGCTCGCTGGACCAGACGTTCACCGCAAACGCCGACGCCAAGGCCACCGCGCTGGCTCTGACCCCCGACGGCTCACGACTGTTCGTCGGTGGCCAGTTCACACAGATCAACGGCGAACCAAGGGCCGGTATGGCAGAACTGGATGCCACCGACGGCAGCGTCGACCCCGGTTTCACGCTGGGCATCGAGGGAGGCATCGGCGTTGGTGGTGCCCTTTCGGTCAAGGGCATGGCGGTCACCCCCGACAGCCGCTCGCTGGTGGTGCTGGCACCGGCCCGATTCATCGGCGGCGAAGAGCGCTACGGGCTAGCCAAGATCAGCATCCAGGGTGACGTTGCCAAGATGCAGAAGTGGCGCACCCGGCTGTTCGAAGACAACATCGGGCGTGCAGGCGGACAGTTCTGGCTGCGCGGTTTCGACATGTCGCCCGACGGGACGTTCTTCGTGGTCACCACCTCGGGTGGCGACCGGCCTCCCACAAACGACGTGGCGATACGTTTCCCGGTGCGCGGAAACGGCTCCGACGACGTTCAGCCCGATTGGATCACCCGCAACTTCGACTCGACCTACTCGGCTGCAATCGACGACGACGTCGTCTATATCGGCGGCCACTTCCAGTACACAGAAGCCCCCGGCGCCACCGATCCGTACCCCGGCGACCCAGACCGCTCTTACGGCTTCGGCGGCGACCAGGACGCCAGCGTCCCGGGCGACCAGGTCATAGCCCGCAAGCAGGTGGCCGCCCTGGACCCCGACACCGGTCAAGCGTTGGGCTGGAACCCCGGTGCCAACGGATTCAACGGCGTGTACGCCCTAGAGATCATCGACCGTGGGTTGCTGTTGGGCCACGACGGCAACATCGTCGCCGACCGAGCGGTGGGCAGACACGGCTTCTTCGACCGGGCCCAACTGCCAGACGACGACGTCGAACTCGACACGACCATCGTTTCGCCGCTGACCGGCCAACAGTTCGACCAGGGATCGACGGTGACCATCGGCGGGCTCGCATCGTCGCCCGCCGGGGTCGACCGGGTTCAGCTGACGGTTCTGGACCTGAACCGCGACGTCTGGCTGCGGCCCGATGGCACGTGGGGGTCATGGGCAGGGCTCGACGCCACGCTCGGCGCGGCCGGAGACAACCAGACCGGTTGGACCATCGACATCACACTGCCGGAGACCGGCACCTACGAACTGAAGGCCAAGACCTTCGACCGGGCAGGTGACAAGGACCCGACGGCCCCGACCATTCGTCTTCGGGCCGTGTCGGTTGCCCAGGACGAACGACCCGAAACCCGCGTGGTCCAGACGGTCGTCGCCGACCCTCCGGGCAACGTGATCTCGTACCGTGGGACGGCCACCGATGACCGGGGTGTGCAGTCGGTCCGGGTAGAGCTGGTCGACCTTGACGACGGCCGCTATCTGCAGCCCGACGGCACCAAGGGCAACTTCCACGCATTCGACGCTGTGGTGGACGAACCTGGCGCGACGGGAGTCAACTTCACGTTCGAGGCCACTGTGCCCAACGGCAACTGGAGGGCCTACTTCATCGCCATCGACAGCGCCGGTCAGCGCGACCTGTCGGCGGCATCGTCTACACAGCGGATCGCTGTTGGGGACGAGGCGCCCACGCTCATCTCCATCGACAGCCCAACCGCCAACGAAGAAATGACGACCGGCTCGCCGTTCACCGTCTCGGGCACTGCCGTCGATGACAGAGCCATCAAGCGGGTACAGGTACGGGTCCTCAACGTCACTACAGGCCAGGGTCTGCGAAGCGACGGCACCATCGGTGAGCCCGACGGCACGGTCACCCACGTCGGAGCCGTGGTGGCAAACATCGACAGCCCCGAAACCACATGGTCGCTTGCCGTGCCGGGGCTTCCCCCTGGCCGCTGGCAGATCAACGCCTACGCAGAGGACGCCTCGTTCCAGAGAATCTCGATCACGCAGTACATCTATGTGACGGTGCCAGGCACGGCTCTGCCCGACGTCTTCATAGCCACGCCGACCGCCGGCAACATCGACGGGCCGGCCCTCGGCGCAGCAGGTCGAGCAACCGACGACCGCGGCGTCGAGCGCGTCGAGGTCGGCCTGTACTTCTACGGCGACGACGTCAACCGTGCCGGCTGGCTCGATGCCGACGGCTCGTTCGCCAACCTGCCCCGCTGGAGCGAGGCCGTGCTTGCCGAGCCCGGCAGCACCTCGACCGATTGGTCGTTCAGCCGCACACTGCCCTTCGAAGGAAGGTGGCAGGTGCGGGTGCGTTCATGGGACGACGCCGGTCAGCCTAGCTGGAACTATCGCACGGTCGTGGTTGCATACTCGCCAAACGACCTGCCCCCGACGCTCGAGTTGGAGAACTTCGCAGACGGTGCCGTCGTAACACCTGGGCCTCTGCTGCTGAACGGGGTGGTCCACGACGACGTGGCCATCGACTGGGTGCGCTTCTACGTCAGGCGCGCCTACTGGAACGAAGGCCCCAACCCCAACGACCAGTTCACCTATGCCGGCTGGTTTAACGGCTTCGTCACCCAGCCGGGCGGCACGAGGTCTAACTTCACCATCTCGACAGAGGATCTGCCCAGTGGTGCTTGGTTCATCCTGGTCGAAGCTTTCGACGCCGCAGGCAACCAGTCCGAACGGCTCAGGGTCAACTTCACGGTCGAGGTACCAGACAACCAAGCACCCCAGGTGACGGTCAGCAGCCCGGCTCACAACAGCATCGACACGCCGGCTCTCACGTTCGAGGTCGGCGGCACTGCCAGCGACGACCAGGGCGTCTCGGCCGTCGAGTACGTGGTGTACGACTACCAGCAGACCGGATACCTACTGGATGACGGATCCGTCACCAACGAGCCGCGCCTGGCCGTGCGCACGCCGACCCTCACAGATCCCGGAGCAGGCACGACCGCGTGGTCAGACACGGTCACGGTGCCGGCCGACGGGCGCTATTACGTGCAGTCCTTCGCCTATGACACCGACGGTCAACGCAGCCTCACCCAGCGATGGGGTGGCAGCCTGTCTTCGTTCTGGGTGACTCCGGGCGACGCACGACCGAGCGTCGCAATCGTGTCTCCGGCCAACGGAGCAACGGTCGATCCGCTGGTGGTCGATGCATCGGCCAGCGACGACCGCGGGGTCGATCGGTTCGAGGTTCTGATCCGGGATGCAAACAACTCGACGGTGGGACTTCGCCTCGGAGGAGAGATAGGCCAGAGCCCCCAGTGGATTCCCATGACCAACGCAACCGGTCTGGGAACAACAGCCGCAAGCGCAACCTTCGAGGTCGACCGTCCCGCAGGGTCCTGGCGGGTATTCGTCAGAGCCTGGGACGACAGCGGCAAGGTCACACAGACCGGTTCGATAGTGGTCCAGGTTCCGTAG